The Chryseobacterium sp. G0186 genome includes the window CTGAAGAGAGAGGCTGTTTCGTAGGAAAGAGGCATCCACTCCGAAGTTAGTCTGCTCCGATTTTCCCCACTTCAGATCCGGATTGGGACGTGTGGTGGCATAATACGCAATATTCTGCGACGGGTCTTGCCCGAAAATAATATTATTATCACGGATCATTAATGGGTTAACTGCCTGATAGGAAACTCCTCCAAGATTTCCTAAAATCCCGTAACTTCCTCTCAGTTTTAGAGAGGATAGCCATGAAATATCCCTCATAAAGTTTTCTTTAGAGACCACCCATCCTCCTGAAACGGAATAATAGTCTGCAAAATGCTTATCTTTAGATACTAAAGAGGTACCATCTCTTCTGCCTAGCAAACTAATAATATATTTTCCTGCATAATCATAGTTAACTCTTGCCAGATAGGATGTCAGAGCTTGTTTATATTTGTAGCTGTATACTTCTTTATTGGTATCTGCAGCATTCTGAAGATATCTGAAAGCCTCTGCTTCACTTCTGAAATCAAAGGCTTTTGCCTTAAACCCACTTTCAGTTGTTTCCTGATAGGTTAAACCTGCTAGAAAATCAAAATTATGCTTCCCTGCTGTTAGTTTATACGTAAGAAGCTGCTCGGCAAGAGAAGTGGATATATTATTAGACTGATATTCTAAACTATTGGTATCAAATATTTTTCCAACTTCCAATACTCGAGGAGTAAATTCTTTAACGTTTCCAATCTTAAATGTCTGGGAAAAATTGGAACGGAATTTTAAATCTTTAAGCAAATTAATTTCCATGTACGGATTGATCAAAATCTCATGTGTAGGATTTTGAATGCTAATCCTTTTAAGATAAGCAACAGGGTTGATCATGTCTCCGTAACCTCCTGCCACATCAATTGGCAATCCGGAAAAAGCTCCCGTTGGCGTATATACCGGAACATTGGGCGGATAATACATGGCGGCAACCAAAGCTCCTGTGTAGCCATTCTTTGTGTTAGCTGTATTTCCATCGGAGTAATTATAATACATATTCTCTCCGAACGTTAACCAATCTTTCACTTTATGTTCAGAATTTACTCGGAAACTATATCTTTTTGCCTGTGTGTTCAATAAAATACCTTCAAGATTCCTGTGATTCATTCCCACAAAGAATCTGGATTTTTCATTTCCTCCACTAAGGTTTACATTATACTCCTGAATAGTTCCTGTACGGAAAATTTCCTTCATCCAGTCTGTTCTGGTAATCCCGCCATCCGTATATTTTTCAGAGTTGAAAGCTAATGGAAGATTATTTAATTTTCCTGCATTAGTATATGCCTGACGCATTACATCCTGAAATTCTGCAGCATTTAAAGATTCTCTTAATTTCCATGCCTGATTAATTCCATATTTAACGTCAAAATCAATAGTCAGGCTTCCTTTTTTACCTCTTTTTGTTGTAATAAGAATTACCCCACCGGAAGATCTTGCTCCATAAATTGCGGCAGCGGCATCTTTAAGAACAGAGATATCCTGGATATCATTAGGATTAATGGCAGGAGTTCCGTTAAAAACCACTCCATCTACAACGTAAAGCGGAGTTTCTCCATTCACTCCTCCCAAACCACGGATATTTACTTTAGGTGAACCATTGGGATCTCCCCCTTCGTTCACCACCGTTACTCCGGCGGCTTTCCCCTGAAGCACTTCTCCTACTCCGGATAAAGATCTTGAACTCAGTTTATCCAGCGAAGCTTCTGCTACAGCACCGGACACTTTACTTTTCTTCTGTGTTCCGTATCCTATAACGACAACCTCATCAATGGTTTTTTCCTTTAAGCTGTCTACTTTTTGAGATAGGAACATCGGTGAAGCAGATATTGCACCAATAAGTAATACCCTACCCGTTAAATACGTTACTGAGACAGGGATTTTAAATACATTCATGACATCCTTTTTAATTACATGCAAAATTAGAACAGCCCTTTCCCTGGTCTCATTAAGATTTCCTTATGTTTTTATTAAGAAATTTTAGCTAATTTCAAACATCTCCTACCACATTTAAAAATTAAAACACTGTAAGACAACAACATACACAAATAAAGTAATCATTTCATTGGTATTCTATCCCTAATTGATATTAACATTCTTTTAAGTTTATAACCAAATCGAGACAATAAGGTCAATTTTGTTAAAGGTATTTTCAGATATAATAAATGGCAGAGTTCATTATTCTTTTTTTACATTTGCTGAAAATAGATTTTACCTTACTCACAGATACTCAAGACAGACTATTGAAAGGGTAGGAAAAATTAAAATAATAAAAAATCATACGATTAAATGACCATTATCATTACAGGAACCTCATCAGGAATTGGATTTGCATTAGCCGAATATTTTGGTAAAAAAGGGAACAAAGTATATGGTTTAAGCCGAAAACATACAGAAAGCCAGTACTTCAAATCGATCCCGACTGATGTTACCGACAACAGTGCTGTACAGAATGCCATTGCAGAGGTATTGAAAACCGAAACAAGAATTGATGTTCTGATCAACAATGCCGGAATGGGAATGGTGGGTGCTGTGGAGGATTCTACCAAGGAAGATATTCTAAAGCTTTTCAGCCTGAATCTGGCTGGCCCTGTTCAGATGATGAGTGCCGTTCTTCCAAAAATGCGTGAAAATAAATTTGGAAAAATCATTAATGTTTCCAGCATCGGAAGTGAAATGGGATTACCTTTCCGTGGATTTTATTCCGCTTCAAAATCTGCCTTGGATAAGGTAACAGAAGCCATGAGGTATGAAGTTTACCCTTGGAATATTGACGTATGTTCACTGCATTTGGGAGATATTAAAACCAATATTGCCGATAACAGAGTGATTGCCCAGGTTTCCCAACCTTATAAAAATGTCTTTGAAAAAGTATATGCTTTAATGAATTCCCACGTGGATGACGGAGCTGAGCCATTGGAAGTGGCAGAATATATTGAAAAGCTTTTAGGCAGGAATAAATGGAAAGCCCATTATTATTTTGGTAAATTCGGGCAGAAAATCGGAGTTCCATTGAAATGGATTCTTCCACAAGGAACTTATGAGAATTTAATGAAGAAGTATAATAAACTGGATTAGTTTCAGTTTTATAAAGAAAAAATTATTTAATAATTATTTTAAACCATTAAGATCAATTACTATTTAATCCTCGATCTATGGTTTAACTCCATTAAGAATTGAAGCTATTACTGAAAATATTTTTTGTTCTGTTTTGCGTTTTTACCCAAGCGCAAAAGAAGCAGTATTGGCTTACCGATACTGAAACCAAGGTCAGAAAAAAGGTAAAGGATTCCGTTTCTGCAGTAAAGTTTCTGGACTCCCTGGCTCAAAACAATTATTTCTTCACTCAGCTGAAAGAAGTAAAAATAAAAGGAGACAGCACAGAAATTTTTTATGATAAGGGAAAAAATTTCAATGAAACCTATGTTAATCTTTCTGACTCCCTTGTTCACAAGCTGAAAGTTCAGAAAGATTTCTTCACAAAAAATTTAGATTCAACCAAGAAAAGCATCAACAAAAGTTATATTGATGACGGATATTCCTTTAGCAGAATTAAATCAAAATATAAGGGCCAAAAAAATGGATTTCCCATTGTAGAACTTGATATCAATAAAAATGATAAAAGAACGATCGATGGTTTTGTTGTAAAAGGTTACGATAAAGTTCCTAAACGATTCATCAAAAATCTTGAAAAAGAATTTAAGGGGAAAAATTACGACGAGAAGAACCTGCTGGCGATCAATAAGAATTTCCAAAGCCACCCGTTTCTGATGCTCGAACGGCAGCCACAAACTTTATTCACTAAAGACTCTACCAATATTTACCTGTTTCTGGAAAAGAAAAAGACCAATACTTTTGATGGGGTTATCGGTTTTGGAAATGATAAATCGGACAAGTTCACCTTGAATGGTACGATGAACGTCAATTTCAGAAATATGTTTAATGGTTTTGAAACCGTCAATTTATACTGGCAAAGAAACCCTGACAAGGGACAAAATTTTGATCTCCAGGTTGATATCCCGTATCTGTTCAAATCAAATGTGGGGATGAATACGAAAGTGAATATCTACAGACAGGATTCTACTTTTGCCAACGTAAAATTTCTCCCTGCTTTTTATTATCACATCAATAACCGTAATAAGATCGGGCTTCGAGCAACTTTGGAAAGTTCCACCATCATTGATACGTTGTATGTTCAGGGAAAGGATTATAACAAAAGAGGAATCGGGATCTGGTTTGAAATGACCGAACCATCTGATGTTGATCTTTTTCTTTACAAAACAAGGATTAATGCAGGATATGATTATTTAACGACTACCTATACCAAAGGAAACATCAAGTCTACCCAAAACCAGTTTTACTTTTTTGGGGAACACAATTACCATATTTCCGGGAATCATTTCCTGAATATTAAAGGGGAAGGTGCGATGATGGATTCTAAAATAGAGTTTTCTGCCAACGAATTGTATCGTTTCGGAGGATGGAATTCTATGCGGGGATTCAATGAGAATTCCCTCGCTGCCGATTTTTACTATTATGGAAGTTTAGAATATCGGTACCTCATCGGTAACCAGGCTTTCTTCGATGTCTTTGGACAGTACGGACAGCTCAATAATAAATCGTTGAACGTAAAACCCAAGCTCTACAGTGTTGGACTCGGTTTTAATTTCTTTATCCCCATCGGTCTGATGAGCTTCCAGCTCTCAAATGGTAATGAGTTTGGAAATCCTTTCAAATTTAATGACATAAAGATCCATTGGGGCATTCTGAGTAGATTCTAACCTCGTTATTTCAATATTCTACTCTATTTTATTTAAGATAATGATATATAATAATTATTTGGCCTGTATAAAATATCAAAAGCATTCATTTAAGAATGCTTTTTTATTTACAAAACAATGCAGATTAATTCAAAATCATACGAAATATTTCAAAACATAAGTTTCTGTTTTTCAAACCAAACAAGTTAATTAACATAATAAAATATATCTCTTTAATATGAATTAATTGTATATATTTGAAACTCAATTTAAAAATACGTTTTATGAAAAAATTAAAGAAATTAACTCGTGAAGATCTTAAAACTGTAAAAGGAGGAGAGAAACAAGTTTGGATTGCAGAATTTTGTGGTCAGACTGCTACAACAACTCAAGATTGGACTCCTGCACAAGCAAATCAGTGGCTAGCTAATCTTGAAGCCAATTACTGTAATTAATATTTATTTCATATTAACTATTTGCACTTATGACCTAATAAAGTTATAAGTGCATTTTTTTTGCAATCAAAAATAATTCTATGCATTACGATAAAAAATTACTTCAAATATTAACCTTATTTTTTAGTGTTTTATTTTTTTCTCAATTACATAAAAAAGATACTTTGCGTGGTGAGTTTATCTATTCATTAAAAGCTAAATTGAATACATTAACTCCTGATTATAAACATGAAGAATTTTTTTCATTACAGATAGGTGATAAACATGCTTTTTTTGCGAGTATTCAATCACTAAAAAGAGATTCAGTATTTCAAGCACTTCCAATAAAAACCTTAGAAAATGGAGCAAAACTGTTAAGCTCTAAAGGAGTATCCGTTCCAAAAACAAAATTTTCCTTTACGATAATACAATCAAATGAAAATATACAGTATTTTAACTTAGTTGGAATGTCAATACTCACCTACAAAGAACCGCTCATTAAAAACTGGAAATTGAGTAATGATACCAAAATGATAAACACAATTAATTGTAAAAAAGCTGAAATTACCTTTAAGGGAAGAAATTGGATAGCCTGGTATTCTCCTGAAATTCCTTTACCCTATGGGCCATATAAATTCAGTGGGTTACCCGGATTGATCATTAAAATAACAGATGATAAAAAAGAGTATGATTTTGAGCTTGTGAAATCCGTATCAAACTCAGCATTGAAAGGTCGATTAATTAATATAAACGAAAATCGATATAATAATGCTTTTGAAACAACTCGACCAAAATTTGAAAAAGCGTTAAAAGATGCTAATTCCAATTTAATTGGTGTACTTCAAAGTTCTGAAACTACCATTATACAAGGCAAAGAAATGATAAGGCAAAGACAAAAAGAAAGAGAAGAAAATAAAAAATACGAAAACCCAATAGAATTAAAAGAAGATTAGATAATAAATAAAAAATGGTGATATAAAAAGCTTTTTTTGTTTTATCATTTTATTAATTATTTCTGTTAAAAAATATATAAATCGTATTTTTATTTTAATACGACCTTAAAATATAGGTAATACTACCCCGCTAAATTTGCTTTCAAAAAAAATGAAGAAAGCTTTAGCTACATTTGCAGTTTTTTTACTTCCCTTATATATTACTGCTCAGGAAATTACCATTTCCGGAAATGTAAAATCCGAAAACGGAACTACTGTATCCGGTGTAAATATTACCGATAAAAATACAGGAAAGACCTCCACAACTGATGAAAATGGGAATTTTACCATTTCAGCGAATCCCAAGGATATTTTAGAATTCCTTTCACCTGATTTTTCTGTTTACACCGTAGAAGTTTCCTCAAAAAAAGAGTATTCTGTTGTTTTAAGAAAAACGAATGAAAAACAGATTGAAGGGGTTGTTATTACCGCATTGGGGATTGCCAAAAAGAAAGAAAAGATTGGATATTCTACTCAGGAGGTAGGAACCAAACAGTTTGAAACCATTACTACACCAAGTATAGGAAATTTATTCTCCGGACAGGTTGCGGGTCTGAATGTTTCCAATCCAACGGGAATGCAGCAGGCTCCTCAGTTTACATTGAGAGGAAACTCCAATCTGGTTTTTGTAATTGATGGCGTGATTGTAGAAAAGGAAGTTTTTCAGAATTTAGATCCCAACAATATAGAGAACATCAACGTACTGAAAGGAGCTACGGCTTCTGCTCTTTATGGTTCAAGAGGCCGATATGGAGCCATTTTAATTACTACAAAAAGTGCTAAGAAGAAAGGTTTTTCTGTAGAGTTTTCTCAAAACACCATGATCACCGGAGGTTTTACCAACCTTCCAAAAACCCAGACTGAATATGGTAACGGTTCTCACGGGAAGTATGAGTTTTGGGACGGAGCGGATGGTGGAGTGAATGACGGAGATATGATCTGGGGACCAAAATTTACTCCGGGACTAAAGATTGCTCAATGGAACAGCCCCATCAGGGATAAAACAACGGGACAGGTTATTCCTTGGTACGGAGCTGTAACGGGTACCCAGTATAATGATAAGTCCAGATATGAAAGGGTTCCGATTGACTGGAAATTTCATGATAATTTAAATACCTTTTTAAAGCCTGCAGTAATCAATAACAACAATTTTGCGATCAGCTACAGAAATAATAAGGACATCTACAGACTTTCCGGGAACTTCATGAATTATGATGATAGAATTCCCAATTCTTTTCTGCAGAAGTACGGGATCAATTTCTCCTCTGAAAATCATCTGGGAGAGAAGTTCATCATTGATACTAAATTCAATTTCAACCAGGCTTTTACTCCCAATGTTCCAAACTACGCCTATAATCCAAGCGGACATATGTATACCATCCTGATCTGGATGGGTGGTGATGTAGATGGAAATGCTTTAAGAAATCACATGTGGGTTCCGGGAAAAGAAGGAATATCACAAGCCAACTGGAACTATGCCTGGTACAACAACCCTTGGTTTGGTGCTGAGTATTATAAAAATCAAAACCGAACTAATATCATCAATGCTCAGGCAGGATTAGAATATAAGGCGACAAAAGATTTTTCAATCAAAGGAAAGGCATCCATTGTGGAAAACCACAGCAAAACAGAAACATTCAGTCCTTATTCTTATTTCAACTACAGCGCCCCAAGAACCGGAGGATATATCCTGAAAGATCTGAAAACCTGGAACCTCAACTATGATGTACTGGCCACCTACAAGAAAAAAATATCTGAAAATTTTGATTTTACAATCAATGCAGGAGGTTCAACATTTTACTATAAAAATAATAACAATGAAACTTACACCGATGGTTTAAAAGTTCCTGAGATATACACCTTAGAAAACTCCATCGGAGCTATCAAGAAATACACTTATCTAAAGGAAAAACTGATTTATAGTGCTTATTCTACTATTGATATCGGATTATACAATGCTTTCTTCATCAATGTTTCCGGACGTAATGACTGGTCTTCTACCCTACCTAAAGCCAACAGATCTTATTTCTATCCATCTGCCTCAATCAGTGCGGTTATCTCCAATCTGGTAAAGTTGCCTGAGTCCATCAATATGCTAAAGGTTTCAGCTTCATGGGCAAAAGTAGCCTATGACTTCCAGCCTTATTCGATTAGAAATTATTATTCAAATAACAAAGGAATTGCTTTTGATGGCAACCCAACTTATTTATATCCTACCATCTTAAATGTAGAAAATTCCTTAAAACCTGAACAGACCAAGTCTTATGAACTGGGGCTAAGTGCCGGTTTCCTCAATAACAGAATTACTTTAGATGCAACTTATTTCAGAACCCTGGATTATAATAATATCCTGGAATTCCCAAGTGCTGAATCGTCAGGCTTTGTTTCTCAGTATGTAAACGGTAATGAATACACCACAAAAGGATTTGAAATTTCCCTAGGATTGGTTCCTGTAAAAACATCTGATTTTACCTGGAAAACCTTAATTAACTGGAGTACTTATGAACAGAAGCTGACCTCTATTTATGATAATATGCCTAACTATAAAAATATTAAGCTAGGGGAAAGAATGGACAGTTATTATGATTATACCTGGCAAAAGTCTCCAGATGGAAAAGTAATTCTGGATGCTAAATCAGGAATGCCTACCAGAGCTAATGCACCAAGCAATCTGGGACACTTTAACCCGGACTGGACTTTTGGTTTCAATAACTCTTTCAAGTATAAGAAATTATCCCTAAACATCGGAATAGATGGAAGTATAGGCGGTATTATGAGATCTCAGGTGGTAGAAAAAATGTGGTGGGGAGGAAAACATCCGAACTCCACAGCCTACAGAGATCTTGAATATGCCAATCCGGGAACTTATTACTTCGTACCGAATGGGGTAAATTACAATCCTGCTACAGGACTTTATACTCAACATACCACAGCCATAAGCTTTCAGGACTGGGCACAGAACTATCCTTACCAGGCAAGGGTAACCCAGGATGAGAGTGAAGAGTTTGCGAATGTTTTCGACAGAACTTTCATTAAGTTGAGATCAGTTGTGTTAGAATATGATTTCTCTTCTTTACTGAATCCAAGAGGAATGATCAAAGGATTCACAGCCAACATTTCTGCTTACAACCTGGCAATGTGGAAAAAATCGAAGAACCTTTATTCTGATCCGGACTTCCAGATCAGATCAGGAAGAACAGAGGATGTTACAAATGACATTCAGGATCCGTCAAGCAGATGGTTTGGAATCGGATTTAATCTTAAGTTTTAATTAAAAGTACGTCAATACAATGAAAAATAATATAAAGGCTAAAACAGCAAAGTGGATCAGTATAAAAACGATGCTTATTGCAGGAGTTTTCGCATTAACTTCATGCGAATCCAGTCTGGATACCATCAATGAAAACCCTAATGATCAAGCCAGTATCGATCCGAAATATCTGCTTACCTATGTTTCCAAGGATGCTTTCCAGGTGAATGGCGACAATATGTATGCTTCAAGAATGATGATCGGTACAGATGGTGAAAATACATATCAGTACATGAAGTGGAATGATGCTTCTTTTGAGGTATATAACAAAGGGCTATTGAATACGGTAAAAATGATGCAGGAAGCTGAAAAGACCAACAATAAAAATTATATTGCTATTGGTAAATTTTTCAGGGCTTATTACTTCTTTAATACCAGTTTAAAGGTGGGGAGCGCTCCTTATTCTGAAGCTGTAAAAGGAGAATCCGGAATTACACAACCTAAATATGACAATCAGGACGTTATCATGTCCGGAATTTTATCAGAATTAAAAGACGCTAATGATCTGATCAATACCAATGATAAAATTGAAGGTGATATTGTTTTCAAAGGTGATGCTTTAAAATGGAAAAAGCTGATCAACTCATTTCGTTTGAAAATTCTGATGACCTTATCTAAAAAAACAACGGTTGGAAGTTACAATATCGCGACAGAATTTGCATCTATTGCAGGAAGCCAGCCATTAATGGCATCTGTTTCAGACAATGGTGAACTTAAATTTGCGGATGCGGCAGACAGTAGATATAGTATGTTCAACAACAGCGGATATGGATCCAGTTTATACATGGCCGATTATTTCATTAATCTGTTTAAAGACAGACATGATCCCCGATTATTTACTTTCGCTTCCCAAACCACCGGAGCCAAAGAAGCAGGGAAAGCCATTACAGATTTCACAGGATATAACGGAGGAAATCCTACGTCGCCTTATTCAGATAATGCTGCGTTAATCACTGCAAAAAATATCTCTAAAGTAAATGATCGTTTTTATAAAGATCCTACGAATGAACCTTCTTCTGTACTAAGTTATTCTGAGCTAGAATTTATTTTGGCAGAAGCAGCTGCCAGAGGCTGGATTTCAGGATCAGCAAAACCTCATTATGACAATGCTATTAAGGCAAGCTTTACTTTTTACCAGACTTATGTGAAAAATCCGGGACAATATTTCACAGGTTTTGATGTGAATCAGTATCTAACAACTCCTTTGGTGGTCTATGATGATTCTGCTCCATTACAAACCCAGGTAGAAAAAATCATCACTCAGAAATACATGACCATGTTCCATCAGTCACAATGGACTTCCTATTACGATTATTTAAGAACAGGATATCCTAACTATCCTTTAAAGGCAGGAGTTCCGGCACCATTCAGATTCAGATATCCCCAATCTGAATACAGCTACAACAGCACTAATCTGAAAGTAGCTCTTGCAGCTCAGTATGGAGGAAATGACAATATCAACTCTAAACCTTGGTGGCTGCAGTAAAAATCTTATTTATTTTATACCAATCAAAGAAATCGCAGGAAAATCCTATTAACTTGCGGTTTCTTTCTTATTACGACTGAACATGGACAGAAGAGAATTTTTAGAAAAATCAAGTATTTTATTAGCCGGATTAGGAACTTCAGGAGTTCTTCATCCCGCAATATTAAAGGCATTAGCCATTGAACCGGCAGCCCAGTCTACTTTTTATGATGCAGAACACGTAGTTATTCTGATGCAGGAAAACCGTTCGTTCGATCATGCTTTTGGTGCTTTAAAAGGAGTCAGAGGCTTTTTAGATCAAAGAACTTTTGTAAAGCCGGATGGTCATTCTGCATTCTTTCAAAACGACAATACCGGAAAATATGCTTCTCCAGCCCGTCTGGATCTAAGAAATACCAAGTCTACATGGATGAGTTCACTTCCTCATTCCTGGGAAAACCAACAACATGCACTGAATAAGGGTAAATATGATCAATGGCTTCAGGCAAAAGCTTCCGGAAACAAAGATTATAAGAATATTCCGCTTACCCTGGGCTATTACAACCGTGAAGATCTTCCTTTTTATTATCAGCTGGCAGACGCCTTTACCATATTTGATCAGTACTTTTGCTCTTCGCTTACAGGAACTACACCCAACAGATTATTTCTTTGGTCCGGAACTTTAAGAGAACAGCAAAACGGTAAGTCTAAGGCGAATGTAGTCAATGATGACATTGATTATGATAAAGCCAGACAGGCCAAATGGAAAAGCTTCCCTGAGATTTTGGAGGAACAAAATGTATCATGGCGTATCTATCAGAATGAAATCAGTCTTCCAAAGGGAATGTCCGGAGAGGAGGAAGCATGGCTCAGTAATTTTACCGATAATCCTATTGAATGGTTTTCAAAATATAATGTAAAATTTTCAAAGGGATATCATCAAAATATTCCCAATATTATAGCTTCATTGAAGCAGGAAATAATAAAAAATCCTGGCAGAAAAGAAAAACTGGAAGCCATTATTACAGAACTTCAGGAAGATCAGACAACATATCATCCGGATAATTATTCAAAACTTTCACAGTACGAGAAAAATCTTCATGAAAAGGCTTTTACCACGAATTCCAATGACCCCGATTACCATCATCTTGAAATTGGCAAGGATGAAAATGGAGAAAGACTGGTAGTACCTAAAG containing:
- a CDS encoding SusD/RagB family nutrient-binding outer membrane lipoprotein: MKNNIKAKTAKWISIKTMLIAGVFALTSCESSLDTINENPNDQASIDPKYLLTYVSKDAFQVNGDNMYASRMMIGTDGENTYQYMKWNDASFEVYNKGLLNTVKMMQEAEKTNNKNYIAIGKFFRAYYFFNTSLKVGSAPYSEAVKGESGITQPKYDNQDVIMSGILSELKDANDLINTNDKIEGDIVFKGDALKWKKLINSFRLKILMTLSKKTTVGSYNIATEFASIAGSQPLMASVSDNGELKFADAADSRYSMFNNSGYGSSLYMADYFINLFKDRHDPRLFTFASQTTGAKEAGKAITDFTGYNGGNPTSPYSDNAALITAKNISKVNDRFYKDPTNEPSSVLSYSELEFILAEAAARGWISGSAKPHYDNAIKASFTFYQTYVKNPGQYFTGFDVNQYLTTPLVVYDDSAPLQTQVEKIITQKYMTMFHQSQWTSYYDYLRTGYPNYPLKAGVPAPFRFRYPQSEYSYNSTNLKVALAAQYGGNDNINSKPWWLQ